The following proteins are co-located in the Bathymodiolus thermophilus thioautotrophic gill symbiont genome:
- the rnt gene encoding ribonuclease T, with translation MKIKERIRGYLPVVIDIETGGFNEKTDAMLEICAIIIGINDDGIFYPKDPQHFHIEPFKGANLESAALKFNGIDVYNPLRMAVTEKQALNEIFQSVHAEMKNEVCTRAILVGHNAFFDLGFLRAATERSKLKSPFHQFSTIDTVSLSALYYGETVLAKAMRVANIEWNDASAHSALYDTQKTAELFCQIFNAQSYN, from the coding sequence ATGAAAATTAAAGAACGCATTCGGGGCTATTTACCCGTTGTAATTGACATAGAAACGGGTGGTTTTAATGAGAAAACCGATGCTATGCTTGAGATTTGTGCCATTATAATTGGCATTAATGATGACGGTATTTTTTACCCAAAAGACCCGCAGCATTTTCATATAGAGCCCTTTAAAGGTGCCAATCTTGAATCGGCAGCCCTCAAATTTAACGGCATTGATGTGTACAATCCATTGCGTATGGCAGTTACTGAAAAACAGGCGCTTAATGAGATTTTTCAATCTGTTCATGCGGAAATGAAAAACGAAGTATGCACTCGTGCTATTTTAGTTGGGCACAATGCTTTTTTTGATTTAGGTTTTTTGCGTGCTGCCACTGAAAGAAGCAAACTTAAAAGTCCTTTTCATCAATTTTCAACCATTGATACGGTTAGCCTTTCAGCGTTATATTATGGCGAAACTGTTCTGGCTAAGGCAATGCGTGTGGCTAATATTGAGTGGAATGATGCCAGTGCTCATTCTGCACTTTATGACACGCAAAAAACTGCTGAACTTTTTTGTCAAATTTTCAATGCTCAATCGTATAATTGA
- a CDS encoding GNAT family N-acetyltransferase, whose protein sequence is MPRTYAQINSNITDFVWIERSGKLVACVGLKNCQEGGMGEIYALAVSEQVQNQGVSVGLLNKVIQKAFAGNLSKVFALSKHNADWFLKQGFVEMEISELPKKRQDLFDYQRNSSIFFKDIRHEN, encoded by the coding sequence TTGCCCAGAACTTATGCACAAATTAACAGTAATATTACAGATTTTGTATGGATTGAGCGGTCTGGAAAATTGGTTGCTTGTGTGGGGTTAAAAAATTGTCAAGAAGGCGGCATGGGTGAAATTTATGCTTTGGCAGTATCGGAACAAGTGCAAAATCAAGGGGTTTCAGTTGGCTTATTAAATAAAGTCATACAAAAAGCATTTGCTGGTAATCTTTCCAAAGTATTTGCCTTGTCTAAACATAACGCCGATTGGTTTTTAAAGCAAGGTTTTGTAGAAATGGAAATTAGCGAATTGCCAAAAAAACGCCAAGACTTATTTGACTATCAGCGTAATTCATCTATCTTTTTTAAGGACATTCGTCATGAAAATTAA
- a CDS encoding DNA recombination protein RmuC, translated as MDIVISILLVILVVLVVFLLRKKEATTDIDAPIKALEEAFKNELKINREEINTIAKENRKELNDSIQVLEKSLTETVDKKFNQQQEKQRQLNQEAGIIIKEKFSDFNQQQTQFNQQATDNIKHIEKTVSTQLTNIREENSKKLEQMRQTVDEKLQSTLEKRLGESFKQVSERLEQVHIGLGEMKSVANDVGDLKKVLSNVKTRGTLGEYQLGAILEQMLSPEQYACNVATKKGSQANVEFAIKLPGKEDGEVWIPIDAKYPREDYERLIDAYELGDKIKIEAFQKKVLKSIELFAKDIASKYIDPPHTTDFAVMYLPDEGLYAEVLRHVKLFEKLQRQYKITITGPTTLAAFLNSLQMGFKTLAIQKRSAEVWHVLTEVKTEFATFSGVFEQVQKQLNTASGTLEKLRTTRSNVLERKLKKVELLDNKQSNLPIDEL; from the coding sequence ATGGATATTGTAATATCGATATTGTTAGTCATTTTGGTGGTTTTGGTGGTATTTTTATTGCGTAAAAAAGAGGCGACAACCGATATTGATGCACCTATTAAGGCCTTAGAAGAAGCGTTTAAAAATGAGTTAAAAATAAATCGTGAAGAAATTAATACGATTGCCAAAGAAAATAGAAAAGAATTGAACGACTCAATTCAAGTATTAGAAAAATCATTAACAGAAACAGTTGATAAAAAATTCAACCAACAACAGGAAAAACAAAGGCAACTTAACCAAGAAGCTGGCATTATTATCAAAGAAAAGTTTAGCGATTTTAATCAGCAACAAACACAATTTAATCAACAGGCAACGGACAATATTAAGCATATTGAAAAAACAGTTAGCACTCAATTAACCAATATTAGAGAAGAAAATAGCAAAAAATTAGAGCAAATGCGTCAAACCGTTGATGAAAAATTACAAAGCACTTTGGAGAAGCGCTTAGGCGAATCTTTTAAACAAGTTAGTGAACGATTGGAGCAAGTGCATATAGGCTTAGGGGAGATGAAAAGTGTTGCCAACGATGTGGGTGATTTGAAAAAAGTGTTATCAAATGTTAAAACTAGAGGCACTTTAGGGGAGTATCAATTGGGTGCTATTTTAGAGCAAATGCTCTCTCCAGAGCAATACGCTTGTAATGTTGCAACTAAAAAAGGCTCTCAGGCTAATGTTGAATTTGCCATTAAATTGCCAGGTAAAGAGGACGGTGAAGTATGGATACCGATAGATGCTAAGTACCCAAGAGAAGACTATGAAAGGCTGATTGATGCTTATGAATTGGGCGATAAAATAAAAATAGAAGCGTTCCAGAAAAAAGTATTAAAATCCATTGAATTGTTTGCCAAAGACATTGCCAGCAAATACATTGACCCGCCACATACCACTGATTTTGCGGTGATGTATTTGCCTGATGAGGGTCTGTATGCTGAAGTATTAAGACATGTAAAATTGTTTGAAAAACTACAAAGACAATATAAAATTACCATTACTGGCCCCACGACGCTGGCGGCTTTTTTAAACAGTTTGCAAATGGGCTTTAAAACCTTGGCAATACAAAAAAGAAGTGCTGAAGTGTGGCATGTTTTGACTGAAGTAAAAACCGAGTTTGCTACATTTTCCGGTGTGTTTGAACAAGTGCAAAAGCAACTTAACACCGCTTCAGGCACCTTGGAAAAACTCAGAACAACACGCAGCAATGTATTGGAAAGAAAACTTAAAAAAGTTGAATTATTAGACAACAAGCAATCCAATTTACCTATAGACGAATTATGA
- a CDS encoding ATP phosphoribosyltransferase regulatory subunit, with the protein MSTWQLPEGIDELTGDKALVFESIRRQLIDLYVEKGFNLVIPPMVENVESLLLTSDSVNEKTFKFLDPVSGKMLGVHADITPQIARIDAKKDSGKVEKYCYINAILQTKADDFYASRSPIQAGAELYGSDDIDADVEVIELMLESLKLLTISPIALSLGNVAIFDALIESESLDDEQAMTLRQIFVKRSVPDLSVFLSDNALKNPEKFSALITLEGDASVLEEALILFEDFPQAKTAIEDLVRINAQLSNANVQVVLDLGELKTYEYHTGVIFSAYNEHYSKALAQGGRYNGLSASFGQSRAATGFSFDLKFLSKKQNN; encoded by the coding sequence GTGAGCACTTGGCAATTACCTGAAGGCATCGATGAGTTGACCGGCGATAAAGCACTGGTGTTTGAATCTATACGCAGGCAGTTAATTGATTTGTATGTTGAAAAAGGTTTTAATCTGGTTATTCCACCGATGGTGGAAAATGTTGAGTCGTTGTTACTTACTAGCGATTCAGTGAATGAAAAAACCTTTAAGTTTCTAGATCCTGTTAGTGGTAAAATGCTGGGTGTACACGCTGATATTACCCCACAAATTGCACGCATTGACGCTAAAAAAGACAGTGGAAAAGTAGAAAAGTATTGTTATATTAATGCTATTTTACAAACCAAAGCTGATGATTTTTATGCGTCACGCTCGCCAATTCAAGCAGGTGCGGAATTATATGGATCTGATGACATTGACGCAGATGTTGAGGTGATTGAACTGATGCTTGAGAGTTTAAAGTTGCTTACCATCAGTCCAATTGCCTTAAGTCTAGGGAATGTTGCTATTTTTGACGCTTTAATTGAAAGTGAATCGTTGGACGATGAGCAAGCGATGACACTTCGGCAAATCTTTGTTAAGCGCTCTGTGCCAGATTTGTCGGTATTTTTAAGTGACAATGCTTTAAAAAATCCTGAAAAATTTAGCGCATTGATTACTTTAGAGGGTGATGCGAGTGTGCTGGAGGAAGCGTTGATTTTATTTGAAGATTTTCCGCAAGCGAAGACAGCAATTGAAGATTTGGTTCGCATTAATGCTCAACTAAGTAATGCAAATGTTCAAGTGGTGCTCGATCTTGGCGAACTTAAAACTTATGAGTATCATACAGGTGTTATATTTTCTGCTTATAACGAGCATTATTCAAAGGCATTGGCACAAGGGGGTCGTTACAATGGACTGAGTGCGTCGTTTGGGCAATCAAGGGCAGCAACAGGATTTTCATTTGATTTGAAGTTTTTATCAAAAAAACAAAATAATTAG
- the hflC gene encoding protease modulator HflC, which produces MKKMILIILVILLFVVSSALYTVSETQIAVKLRLGEIITVDQKPGLKFKTPFVNNVVKFDNRIQTLDAPAERFLTGEKKNVNVDYYVKWRIIDAEQFYKSTGGNMVRTNNRLAQIIKTGLKSEFSKRSIADVVFGERSEIMTNIKQLAKKDISKFGIEIIDVRIKRIDLSQEVLNSVYRRMQAERHRVAKEFRSKGAEEAEIIRAAADKERTIILANAYRDSEKIRGEGDAASASNYAEAYNKDAEFYSFYRALESYKKSFTGRNDIMVLNPNTEFFRYFK; this is translated from the coding sequence ATGAAAAAAATGATATTAATTATTTTGGTGATTTTACTGTTTGTTGTTAGTTCGGCGTTATATACAGTGAGTGAAACACAAATAGCAGTTAAGTTGCGTTTAGGTGAAATTATTACCGTTGATCAAAAGCCGGGGCTTAAATTCAAAACTCCTTTTGTTAATAATGTGGTAAAGTTTGACAATCGCATTCAGACATTAGATGCCCCTGCAGAGCGTTTTTTAACCGGTGAAAAGAAGAATGTTAATGTTGATTATTATGTAAAGTGGCGCATTATTGATGCTGAACAGTTTTACAAGTCAACGGGTGGCAATATGGTGAGAACCAATAATCGTTTAGCGCAAATCATCAAAACTGGACTTAAGAGTGAATTTTCTAAGCGCAGCATTGCCGATGTGGTTTTTGGTGAGCGTAGTGAAATTATGACAAACATCAAGCAGTTAGCAAAAAAAGACATTAGTAAGTTCGGTATCGAAATTATTGATGTGCGTATCAAGCGTATTGACTTGTCTCAAGAAGTGCTAAATTCGGTGTATCGTCGTATGCAAGCAGAGCGTCATCGTGTTGCTAAAGAGTTTAGATCAAAAGGTGCAGAGGAAGCGGAAATTATTCGTGCGGCAGCTGATAAAGAGCGCACCATTATCTTGGCAAATGCTTATCGTGATTCTGAAAAGATTCGAGGTGAAGGAGATGCAGCTTCTGCCAGTAACTATGCTGAAGCTTACAATAAGGATGCAGAGTTTTATTCGTTCTATCGGGCATTAGAATCTTACAAAAAATCATTTACTGGACGAAACGACATTATGGTGTTAAATCCAAACACAGAATTCTTTCGTTACTTTAAATAA
- the rnr gene encoding ribonuclease R: MNDPHQKRESDKYDNPIPSREYILEYIAKQPHSFYDLCDALEVTGKQKKPLTHRLKAMVRDRQLNMNREGMYDIFDTERDIVVGTINANPKGFGFVVLDEGGKDLRLSAYQMKQVFHGDRVKVRMLDQRGDSEIIEVLKSLKTVVGRLHINSEKSWIVVDDRRICNNIIISEISDDNKNEQIVIVEIVEAPTLKELAKGKIIQILGDYMDEGVETEAALYRNGIPVDFSEEALAQTEHLPTEVTAQDKQDRVDITDMKLVTIDGEDSRDFDDAVYAEPTSNGWKLVVAIADVSHYVEEGTALDMDAIERGNSVYFPRRVVPMLPEAISNGLCSINPDVERLCMTCEMNIDSEGNLIDYKFYSAVMFSHARLTYTKVGKILEDHDPALTQEYASVMGNLNALYDLYKALKDARTRRGVMDFDRIETQILFDDKGKISNIVATSRNDAHKLIEECMLMANQATAKYLAKNDEDFLYRIHPKPTAEKVEVTRQFLTAVGLTLEGGEQPETKHFAKVLENAKGRDDENIIKTVVLRTMKQAVYTPANEGHFGLAFEDYTHFTSPIRRYPDLLVHRAIKRVLAKKTRKPSKRMVELGAELSVTERRADEATRDVEKWLKCEYMRDKVGETFNGIISGVMGFGIFIELTDVYTEGMISIRDMKDDYYAFDDIHHKLKGERTGKTFQLGDTIKVQVASVNLDDRQMVFIPST, translated from the coding sequence ATGAATGACCCGCACCAAAAAAGAGAATCAGACAAGTACGACAACCCAATTCCTTCAAGAGAATATATTCTTGAATATATTGCCAAACAGCCCCATTCATTTTACGATTTGTGCGATGCACTTGAAGTAACGGGTAAGCAAAAAAAACCTTTAACACATCGCCTTAAAGCAATGGTTCGTGATCGACAATTAAACATGAACCGTGAAGGTATGTATGATATTTTTGATACGGAAAGAGACATTGTTGTTGGCACTATTAATGCCAACCCCAAAGGCTTTGGTTTTGTAGTGTTGGATGAAGGCGGGAAAGATTTACGCCTCTCTGCCTATCAAATGAAGCAAGTTTTCCATGGCGATAGAGTGAAGGTAAGAATGCTTGATCAGCGTGGTGATTCTGAAATTATTGAAGTGCTTAAAAGCCTTAAAACTGTAGTAGGGCGCTTACATATTAATTCTGAAAAATCTTGGATAGTGGTTGACGATAGACGCATTTGCAACAATATTATTATTTCTGAAATTAGTGATGACAATAAAAATGAACAAATTGTTATTGTTGAAATCGTTGAAGCACCAACACTTAAAGAACTTGCCAAGGGCAAAATTATTCAAATTCTTGGCGATTATATGGATGAAGGTGTTGAAACCGAAGCTGCGCTTTATCGTAATGGCATTCCTGTGGATTTTTCAGAAGAAGCCTTAGCACAAACCGAACACTTGCCAACCGAAGTAACCGCACAAGATAAGCAAGACCGTGTTGATATTACTGATATGAAACTGGTTACCATTGATGGCGAAGATTCTCGTGATTTTGATGATGCTGTTTATGCCGAACCTACCTCTAATGGTTGGAAATTAGTGGTTGCTATTGCTGATGTTTCTCATTATGTTGAAGAGGGAACGGCGCTTGATATGGATGCAATTGAGCGTGGAAATTCGGTTTATTTTCCAAGACGCGTAGTGCCGATGCTTCCTGAAGCGATTTCCAATGGGCTGTGTTCAATTAATCCTGATGTAGAGCGCTTGTGTATGACTTGCGAAATGAACATTGATTCAGAAGGTAATTTGATTGATTATAAATTTTATTCAGCAGTGATGTTCTCACACGCACGCCTAACTTACACCAAAGTGGGTAAGATTTTAGAAGACCACGACCCAGCATTAACACAAGAGTATGCGAGTGTTATGGGTAATTTAAATGCCTTGTATGATTTATATAAAGCCTTAAAAGATGCCAGAACTCGACGAGGCGTCATGGATTTTGACCGCATTGAAACACAAATTCTGTTTGATGATAAAGGCAAAATTAGCAACATCGTTGCCACTTCTCGTAACGATGCACACAAACTTATTGAAGAATGTATGCTTATGGCAAACCAAGCCACAGCAAAGTATTTGGCTAAAAATGATGAAGATTTCTTGTATCGTATTCACCCTAAGCCAACCGCAGAAAAGGTCGAGGTTACTCGTCAATTTTTGACTGCTGTCGGCTTAACCTTAGAAGGTGGCGAACAACCAGAAACCAAGCACTTTGCCAAAGTATTAGAAAATGCCAAAGGGCGAGACGATGAAAATATCATTAAAACTGTTGTGTTACGCACAATGAAGCAAGCAGTTTATACGCCTGCTAATGAAGGGCACTTTGGTTTAGCCTTTGAAGATTACACGCATTTCACATCCCCAATCAGACGCTATCCCGACTTATTGGTGCATCGTGCCATTAAGCGTGTTTTGGCTAAAAAAACCAGAAAACCAAGCAAGAGAATGGTTGAGCTCGGTGCCGAATTGTCCGTAACAGAGCGCAGAGCAGACGAAGCCACTCGTGATGTGGAAAAATGGCTGAAATGCGAATATATGCGTGATAAAGTTGGTGAAACTTTCAATGGCATTATTTCTGGTGTAATGGGTTTTGGTATCTTTATTGAACTTACCGATGTTTATACCGAAGGCATGATTTCTATTCGTGATATGAAAGATGATTACTATGCTTTTGATGATATTCACCACAAACTTAAAGGTGAGCGCACAGGTAAAACTTTTCAACTTGGCGACACTATAAAGGTTCAAGTGGCTTCTGTTAATTTAGATGATAGGCAAATGGTGTTTATACCTTCTACCTGA
- the ilvD gene encoding dihydroxy-acid dehydratase, with protein MSSNSRKYSSQVVDGYERAPSRAMLYPVGFKKEDFNKPQVGIASTWSMVTPCNMHINKLADEAEKGVNTAGGKGVIFNTITISDGISMGSEGMKYSLVSREVIADSIETVVGCQGFDGVVAIGGCDKNMPGCIIGLARLNRPSIFVYGGTIQPGENHTDVVSVFEAVGQYANNAIDAIELENIEKTAIPGAGSCGGMYTANTMASAIEALGMSLPNSSAQDAISADKNNDCIRAGEAVLHLLEKDIKPNDIMTMNAFENAITVIIALGGSTNAVLHLIAMANAAGVNLTIDDFTRIGKNVPVIADLKPSGKYMMSELVEIGGTLPLMKMLLKAGLLHGDCMTVTGQTMAQNLENVKPYADSQDIIRALDNPIKKDSHLRILRGNLAADGAVAKITGKEGLSFRGVAKCFGREEEALAAILDDDIQAGDVIVIRYEGPAGGPGMREMLAPTSAVMGKGLGGKVALITDGRFSGGTHGFVVGHITPEAFKGGVLAVVEDGDEILIDAENNSLELLVEQSVIDKRLSHWIQPKPNYTKGVLAKFAKLAQSASKGAVTD; from the coding sequence ATGTCTTCAAATTCAAGAAAATATTCCTCTCAAGTGGTTGATGGCTATGAACGAGCACCCAGTCGCGCCATGTTATATCCTGTTGGTTTTAAAAAAGAGGATTTTAACAAACCTCAAGTGGGCATAGCAAGCACATGGTCAATGGTAACGCCGTGCAATATGCACATTAACAAACTGGCTGATGAAGCAGAAAAAGGCGTTAATACTGCGGGTGGCAAAGGTGTTATTTTTAATACTATTACTATTTCAGATGGCATTTCTATGGGGTCTGAGGGGATGAAATACTCTCTAGTTTCTCGTGAAGTGATTGCCGATTCCATTGAAACTGTGGTTGGCTGCCAAGGTTTTGATGGCGTGGTTGCGATTGGGGGATGTGATAAAAATATGCCCGGTTGTATTATTGGTCTAGCGCGCCTTAATCGCCCAAGTATTTTCGTTTACGGTGGCACGATTCAACCGGGTGAAAATCATACTGATGTGGTGAGTGTATTTGAAGCGGTGGGTCAATACGCCAATAATGCAATTGATGCAATTGAATTGGAAAACATTGAAAAAACAGCCATCCCGGGTGCAGGATCTTGTGGCGGTATGTACACAGCAAATACCATGGCAAGTGCAATTGAAGCATTGGGCATGAGTTTGCCAAATTCTTCTGCCCAAGATGCCATTTCAGCGGACAAAAATAACGATTGTATTCGTGCGGGTGAGGCGGTACTTCATTTATTAGAAAAAGACATTAAGCCAAATGACATTATGACAATGAATGCATTCGAAAATGCAATTACTGTGATTATTGCCCTAGGTGGCTCTACCAATGCAGTTTTGCACTTGATTGCCATGGCCAATGCCGCTGGTGTTAATTTAACCATTGACGACTTTACTCGTATTGGTAAAAATGTACCTGTGATTGCCGACCTTAAGCCATCGGGAAAATATATGATGAGTGAGTTGGTGGAAATTGGTGGCACGCTACCCCTGATGAAAATGTTATTAAAAGCGGGATTGTTACACGGCGATTGCATGACAGTTACCGGTCAAACTATGGCGCAAAACTTAGAAAATGTTAAGCCCTATGCCGATTCTCAAGACATCATCAGGGCGCTAGATAATCCCATTAAAAAAGATTCACATCTTAGAATTTTGCGTGGCAATCTTGCTGCTGATGGTGCAGTGGCAAAAATCACTGGCAAAGAAGGCTTGAGTTTTAGAGGGGTGGCAAAATGTTTTGGCCGCGAAGAAGAGGCGCTAGCAGCAATTTTAGACGATGATATTCAGGCGGGTGATGTTATTGTTATTCGCTACGAAGGCCCTGCTGGTGGCCCTGGTATGCGTGAAATGCTTGCCCCTACTTCTGCCGTTATGGGTAAAGGTTTGGGGGGTAAAGTTGCTCTTATTACCGATGGTCGTTTCTCTGGTGGCACTCATGGTTTTGTGGTAGGTCACATTACTCCAGAAGCCTTTAAAGGTGGCGTGCTGGCTGTGGTTGAAGATGGCGATGAAATTTTAATCGATGCCGAAAATAACAGCTTGGAACTCTTGGTTGAGCAATCTGTTATTGATAAACGCCTGTCTCATTGGATACAGCCCAAACCAAACTACACCAAAGGTGTATTGGCTAAGTTTGCCAAATTGGCCCAATCTGCTTCCAAAGGTGCAGTAACTGATTAA
- a CDS encoding HAD family hydrolase, which translates to MNTILFDLDGTLVNTAPDLAYALNTLLLEHNLEKKPYADIEPLVSFGGKALVSMGFDCDESHPKFSERHQRLLEIYTNNIDKYSATFPGIDALIVLLKKQGLLWGIVTNKPENLTQLLLNKLNIQPDVVVCGNTLEYNKPHPAPLLYACAQLAVEPKSCLFIGDDKNDMIAGKNAGIKTVAVTYGYGKVEQNWGYDYLINTVKELEKWIL; encoded by the coding sequence ATGAACACTATTTTATTTGATTTAGATGGTACTTTGGTTAATACAGCGCCAGATTTGGCGTATGCATTAAATACATTGTTGTTAGAGCATAACTTAGAGAAAAAGCCATATGCAGACATTGAGCCTTTGGTGTCCTTTGGCGGCAAAGCCTTGGTAAGTATGGGGTTTGATTGCGATGAATCACATCCTAAATTCAGCGAAAGACACCAAAGATTGTTAGAAATTTATACCAATAATATTGACAAATATTCAGCAACTTTTCCTGGTATTGACGCCTTAATAGTGTTACTTAAAAAGCAAGGATTGCTTTGGGGGATTGTGACCAACAAGCCTGAGAATTTAACCCAGTTGTTACTAAACAAATTAAATATTCAACCAGATGTTGTGGTATGCGGCAACACCTTAGAATATAATAAGCCACATCCTGCACCGCTACTTTATGCTTGTGCGCAATTAGCGGTGGAGCCAAAGTCGTGTTTGTTTATTGGTGACGATAAAAACGATATGATTGCAGGTAAAAATGCAGGTATTAAAACTGTAGCAGTAACTTATGGCTATGGTAAGGTTGAGCAGAATTGGGGTTATGATTATTTGATTAACACCGTTAAGGAGTTGGAAAAATGGATATTGTAA
- a CDS encoding adenylosuccinate synthase, with amino-acid sequence MSKNVVIIGTQWGDEGKGKIVDLITDKVASVVRFQGGHNAGHTLVIDGQKTVLHLIPSGILRDSVECLIGHGVVLSMSALIKELGELDAAGVDAKSRLKISPGCPLIMPYHVALDNAREIKRGKSAIGTTGNGIGPAYEDKVARRGLRVGDLLDLKSFAEKLKEVMEYHNFALSNYYGADALDYDTVLVEALAQAKTVIPMITDVTEQIHQHIANHENILFEGAQGALLDIDQGTYPFVTSSNTTSGGAVTGSGVGVTDIDYVVGIVKAYTTRVGGGPFPTELIYDVATDEGDEIGKVLGTVGHEFGATTGRQRRCGWLDMVTLNRSFNLNAVTGICLTKLDVLDSLDSIKICIAYELNGKQITTPPYDAQGYADAKPVYIEMPGWNTSTIGSDSFDGLPQQAQDYIRKIEELSNLPVDILSTGPDRDETLILNHPFDE; translated from the coding sequence ATGTCAAAAAATGTAGTCATCATTGGCACGCAATGGGGTGATGAGGGAAAAGGCAAAATAGTGGATTTAATCACGGACAAAGTGGCCAGCGTTGTGCGCTTTCAAGGCGGACACAATGCAGGGCATACTTTGGTTATCGATGGCCAAAAAACCGTATTGCACCTTATTCCGTCCGGCATTTTGCGTGATAGTGTTGAGTGTTTAATCGGCCACGGTGTGGTTCTTTCTATGTCGGCACTAATTAAAGAGTTGGGTGAGTTAGATGCGGCTGGCGTTGATGCAAAATCGCGCCTCAAAATCTCACCGGGTTGTCCTTTGATTATGCCTTATCATGTTGCACTTGATAATGCGCGTGAAATTAAGCGTGGTAAATCTGCAATTGGCACGACAGGTAACGGCATTGGCCCTGCGTACGAAGACAAAGTAGCCCGTCGTGGATTGCGTGTTGGTGATTTATTGGATTTAAAATCGTTTGCTGAGAAACTTAAAGAAGTTATGGAGTATCATAATTTTGCATTGAGTAATTATTATGGTGCTGATGCCTTGGATTACGACACTGTTTTGGTAGAAGCTTTGGCGCAAGCTAAAACGGTAATTCCAATGATTACAGATGTAACAGAACAAATTCATCAACATATTGCCAACCATGAAAATATCTTATTTGAAGGCGCACAGGGTGCATTGCTTGATATTGATCAAGGCACTTATCCTTTTGTAACTTCATCAAATACCACATCAGGTGGTGCTGTCACAGGTTCAGGTGTTGGTGTGACGGATATTGATTATGTTGTTGGTATTGTTAAGGCTTATACCACCCGTGTTGGTGGCGGGCCGTTTCCAACAGAATTGATTTACGATGTTGCTACCGATGAAGGTGATGAGATTGGCAAAGTGTTGGGCACGGTGGGTCATGAATTTGGTGCAACTACGGGGCGTCAGCGTCGTTGTGGTTGGCTGGATATGGTAACACTTAATCGCTCATTTAATTTAAACGCTGTTACGGGTATTTGCCTAACTAAATTAGATGTTTTAGATTCTTTAGACAGTATTAAAATTTGTATTGCCTATGAGTTGAATGGCAAACAAATTACCACACCACCGTATGACGCACAAGGTTACGCTGACGCTAAACCTGTTTATATTGAAATGCCGGGTTGGAACACTTCCACTATTGGTAGTGATTCATTTGACGGTTTGCCGCAACAGGCACAAGACTACATTCGTAAAATTGAAGAACTTTCAAATTTGCCTGTAGATATTTTATCCACCGGTCCAGATCGAGATGAAACGCTGATTTTGAACCATCCATTTGACGAGTAA
- a CDS encoding lysophospholipid acyltransferase family protein, translating into MLLIRSLAYFLGMLIFAFIVFFIAMMGALLPFNIRYKIISQWAIFNIWWLRITCNITTQVIGEENIPTSTCVIVSNHQSTWETFAFQKIFAQQTWVLKQELLWIPVFGWGLALLRPIIINRGEKLKALKKVIKQGVTRIQEGIFVVIYPEGTRQPYGQLGNYQKGGVAIAKKAGCDICPVCHNAGKLWPKGSFIKYPGTITVVIGKPINITEKSATMLTQEIKDWTEKNQAKLT; encoded by the coding sequence ATGTTACTAATTCGCTCACTTGCCTATTTCCTTGGTATGCTTATCTTTGCTTTTATTGTATTTTTCATTGCTATGATGGGCGCTTTATTGCCTTTCAACATTCGCTATAAAATAATATCACAATGGGCTATTTTTAATATTTGGTGGTTACGCATCACTTGCAATATTACAACTCAAGTCATTGGTGAAGAAAACATTCCGACATCGACTTGTGTCATCGTTTCCAACCATCAATCCACTTGGGAGACATTTGCTTTTCAAAAAATATTTGCACAACAAACTTGGGTGCTAAAACAAGAATTGTTATGGATACCTGTTTTTGGCTGGGGTTTGGCGTTACTCAGACCCATTATTATCAACCGTGGCGAAAAACTTAAGGCGCTTAAAAAAGTTATCAAACAAGGTGTTACCCGCATTCAAGAAGGTATTTTTGTCGTCATATATCCTGAAGGCACACGCCAACCTTATGGGCAACTTGGCAACTATCAAAAAGGCGGTGTTGCCATTGCTAAAAAGGCGGGTTGCGATATTTGCCCTGTGTGTCATAATGCAGGTAAATTATGGCCCAAAGGCAGTTTTATCAAATATCCCGGTACGATTACCGTGGTGATTGGTAAGCCTATTAATATTACAGAGAAATCAGCCACAATGCTGACCCAAGAAATTAAAGATTGGACTGAAAAAAATCAAGCAAAACTTACTTAG